In the genome of Desulfomonile tiedjei, the window AAGAAGAGTTCAAAAAGGAACTCGAACAGTACATCTACTACTACAACAACCTAAGACCGCATCAAGCCCTAGGGGGGAAAACTCCCCTAGAATTCCTCGAGTCTTGTCCACGAATTACTTGACACGTACAGCAATGACACACGGCCCGCGATTTCCCCGCGTGACTGAGGAGTTAAGCGGCCAGAATGATTCTCGTTGCAGGTTTTGCCCGCGCACTATAGAATGGGTGTGTCAAACCGGATACATGTCGCCTGACAGATACAGGAGGCGCTGGCATGGCCCGCGACCAATCCCGCCCGCCGCGACATGGCGCTGGAACCGATACCGCCGGTAAGGCTCCCTTGGAAGCTCCCTCAACGCGCCATGAAATTGACTTGCTCAACTTGATTCTGGACAGCATTTAC includes:
- a CDS encoding transposase; the protein is EEFKKELEQYIYYYNNLRPHQALGGKTPLEFLESCPRIT